The Lutibacter sp. Hel_I_33_5 genome has a window encoding:
- a CDS encoding C40 family peptidase: MSYGICNLSIVPLRLESTDTSEMVNQVLFGEHFKVLERENKWSKISLHFDSYEGYIDNKQFEEISEETYHQLSEENPKYSGELIDFITNNTSQLSTISIGSRLPFLHNHSFNINDRIFSYKGITFSEKLPKSEIVQKAFLFLNTPYLWGGKTPFGIDCSGFTQLVYKLCGHQLLRDAKEQATQGEVLSFIEESEPGDLAFFDNEEGTITHVGIIMKDYNIIHAHGKVRIDKLDHSGIYNVDTQQHSHKLRVIKKMI, translated from the coding sequence AATCAAGTATTGTTTGGTGAACATTTTAAAGTTCTTGAAAGAGAAAACAAATGGAGTAAAATTTCTTTACATTTTGATAGTTACGAAGGTTATATTGATAATAAACAGTTTGAAGAAATTTCTGAAGAAACATATCATCAGTTATCAGAAGAAAATCCAAAATATAGTGGTGAGCTAATTGATTTTATTACCAATAATACAAGTCAACTTTCTACCATTTCTATAGGGTCTAGATTGCCTTTTTTACATAATCATAGTTTCAATATAAATGATCGTATTTTTTCATATAAAGGAATTACTTTTTCAGAAAAACTACCTAAATCAGAAATCGTACAAAAAGCTTTTTTATTTTTAAATACACCCTACTTATGGGGAGGGAAAACACCCTTCGGAATTGATTGCTCTGGTTTTACTCAGTTGGTTTACAAACTATGTGGACATCAATTATTAAGAGACGCTAAAGAACAAGCAACGCAAGGAGAAGTGTTAAGTTTTATTGAAGAAAGTGAACCTGGAGATTTAGCTTTTTTTGATAATGAAGAAGGCACTATTACACATGTTGGAATCATTATGAAAGATTATAATATTATACATGCTCATGGTAAAGTACGTATTGATAAATTAGATCATAGCGGTATTTATAATGTAGATACACAACAACATTCTCACAAACTCAGAGTCATTAAAAAAATGATATAA